In Camelus bactrianus isolate YW-2024 breed Bactrian camel chromosome 10, ASM4877302v1, whole genome shotgun sequence, a genomic segment contains:
- the CHRM1 gene encoding muscarinic acetylcholine receptor M1, whose amino-acid sequence MNTSAPPAVSPNITVLAPGKGPWQVAFIGITTGLLSLATVTGNLLVLISFKVNTELKTVNNYFLLSLACADLIIGTVSMNLYTTYLLMGHWALGTLACDLWLALDYVASNASVMNLLLISFDRYFSVTRPLSYRAKRTPRRAALMIGLAWLVSFVLWAPAILFWQYLVGERTVLAGQCYIQFLSQPIITFGTAMAAFYLPVTVMCTLYWRIYRETENRARELAALQGSETPGKGGGSSSSSERSQPGAEGSPETPPGRCCRCCRAPRLLQAYSWKEEEEEDEGSMESLTSSEGEEPGSEVVIKMPMVDPEAQAPAKQPPRSSPNTVKRPTRKGRERAGKSQKPRGKEQLAKRKTFSLVKEKKAARTLSAILLAFILTWTPYNIMVLVSTFCKDCVPETLWELGYWLCYVNSTINPLCYALCNKAFRDTFRLLLLCRWDKRRWRKIPKRPGSVHRTPSRQC is encoded by the coding sequence ATGAATACCTCAGCGCCACCTGCCGTCAGCCCCAACATCACCGTCCTGGCACCAGGAAAGGGTCCCTGGCAAGTGGCCTTCATTGGGATCACCACAGGCCTCCTGTCACTGGCCACGGTGACGGGCAACCTACTGGTTCTCATCTCCTTCAAGGTCAACACGGAGCTCAAGACAGTCAACAACTACTTTCTGCTGAGCCTGGCCTGTGCCGACCTCATCATTGGCACCGTCTCCATGAACCTCTATACCACGTACCTGCTCATGGGCCACTGGGCTCTGGGCACACTGGCCTGCGACCTCTGGCTGGCCCTGGACTACGTGGCCAGCAATGCCTCCGTCATGAACCTGCTGCTCATCAGCTTTGACCGCTACTTCTCCGTGACCCGGCCCCTGAGCTACCGCGCCAAGCGCACCCCACGCCGGGCAGCACTGATGATAGGCCTGGCCTGGCTGGTTTCCTTCGTCCTCTGGGCCCCGGCCATCCTCTTCTGGCAATATCTGGTAGGGGAGCGGACGGTACTGGCCGGGCAGTGCTACATCCAGTTCCTCTCCCAGCCCATCATCACCTTTGGCACGGCCATGGCCGCCTTCTACCTCCCCGTCACGGTCATGTGCACGCTCTACTGGCGCATCTACCGGGAGACGGAGAACCGGGCCCGGGAGCTGGCGGCCCTGCAGGGCTCCGAGACACCCGGGAAGgggggcggcagcagcagcagttcAGAGCGGTCCCAGCCGGGGGCTGAGGGCTCCCCGGAGACCCCTCCGGGGCGCTGCTGTCGCTGCTGCCGGGCCCCCCGGCTGCTACAGGCCTACAgctggaaggaagaagaggaggaggacgaAGGCTCCATGGAGTCCCTCACATCCTCGGAGGGTGAGGAGCCTGGCTCCGAGGTGGTGATCAAGATGCCCATGGTGGACCCCGAGGCGCAGGCCCCCGCCAAGCAGCCGCCCCGGAGCTCCCCGAATACGGTCAAGAGGCCGACCCGGAAGGGGCGTGAGCGAGCGGGCAAGAGCCAGAAGCCCCGTGGGAAGGAGCAGCTGGCCAAGCGCAAGACCTTCTCGCTGGTCAAGGAGAAGAAGGCAGCTCGGACCCTGAGCGCCATCCTGCTGGCCTTCATCCTCACCTGGACGCCGTACAACATCATGGTGCTGGTGTCCACTTTCTGCAAGGACTGCGTTCCCGAGACCCTGTGGGAGCTGGGCTACTGGCTGTGCTACGTCAACAGCACCATCAACCCCTTGTGCTACGCGCTCTGCAACAAAGCCTTCCGGGACACCTTCCGCCTGCTGCTGCTCTGCCGCTGGGACAAGCGTCGCTGGCGCAAGATCCCCAAGCGCCCTGGCTCTGTGCACCGCACCCCCTCCCGCCAGTGCTGA